CTTCGTTCGGCTGTCCCGCGCCGAACTGCGCGGCGAGGATCACGCCCGCCAGCCCGGCGAGCAGGCCGCTAACCGCGTACACGGCGATCAGCGTGCGATTCACGTTCAGTCCCATCAGACGCGCCGCTTCCTCGCTGCCGCCGATCGCCAGAGAATGCCGTCCGAAGCGCGTGCTGCGCAGCGCGAGCCAGCCCACGACGGCCGCGACGAGCGCGATCAGGCCGGGAATCGGCAGGCCGAACAGATCGCCCTGGCCGAAGTTCGCGAAGTTCGTATCGGAGGAAATCGACACCGCGTCGTTCTTGCCGAGCAGCAGCGCGAGACCGTGCGCGCCGAGGCTCGTCGCGAGCGTCGTGATGAACGGCAGGATTTTCATGCGCGTGATGATGATGCCGTTGAGCACGCCGACCAGCAGTCCCGCGCCCGCGCCGGCGAACACCGCGACCCAGCCGCCGTACGGACTCGCGAGCGCCGCGACGACGCTCGACATCGCCGCGACCGTGCCGACGGACAGATCGATGCCGCCCGTGATGATCACGAAGGCCATGCCCACGGAAATCAGCGCGAACATCGAGTTGTAGCGCCAGAAGGACGTGATGTTGTACTCGGAAGCGAAATGCTCGTAGCGCACGAGCCCGA
This genomic interval from Paraburkholderia sabiae contains the following:
- a CDS encoding ABC transporter permease, with amino-acid sequence MKKNLPILIALGALIVLGLVRYEHFASEYNITSFWRYNSMFALISVGMAFVIITGGIDLSVGTVAAMSSVVAALASPYGGWVAVFAGAGAGLLVGVLNGIIITRMKILPFITTLATSLGAHGLALLLGKNDAVSISSDTNFANFGQGDLFGLPIPGLIALVAAVVGWLALRSTRFGRHSLAIGGSEEAARLMGLNVNRTLIAVYAVSGLLAGLAGVILAAQFGAGQPNEGVGWELFAISAVVLGGTLLTGGEGSIAMTIAGVLLLGLVFNLLNFENGLGYISLSAYWQSVIRGVFLLLVIVLQARVLKQRAHKRSEPDAGAGQTAA